From the genome of Lagopus muta isolate bLagMut1 chromosome 22, bLagMut1 primary, whole genome shotgun sequence, one region includes:
- the NFRKB gene encoding nuclear factor related to kappa-B-binding protein isoform X2, translated as MDSLDHMLTDPLELGPCGDGNGARIMEDCLLGTTRVSLPEDLLEDPEIFFEVVSLSTWQEVLTDAQQEHLKTFLPHFPENNREHQNKIISALFSGENFRFGNPLHIAQKLFRDGHFNPEVVKYRQLCLKSQYKRYLSSQQQYFYRLLKQILASRNHLLELARKGGPDMILKRKHFSPSYDAEEREKRTHRRYLKILREVKEECGDTALSSDEEDLSSWPPSSPSRCPSPPVPLRVIPTLSTMDMRTADRIELGESDLKMMLRKHREKRKYQPDHPDLVTADITLEDIMTRVNAGRKGSLAALFDLATFKKKVKEKDDKKKKKLKVVKSEVEDLADSFSGAHGIPSLSQDHSPIPLSSVKEEPLEEMKPCLGVNEISSSFFFLLLEILFLEGPASLSVLEDKVIDWQTSPASALNTWFSFAPNWSELVLPALQYLTGDSRDVPSSFSPFVEFKEKTQQWKLLGSCQDHEKELAALFQLWLETKDQTFFKENEDSSDATMPIPRVTDYVVRPSTGEEKRVFQEQERFRYSQPHKAFTFRMHGFESVVGPVKGVFDKETSLNKAREHSLLRSDRPAYVTILSLVRDAAARLPNGEGTRAEICELLKDSQFLAPDVTSAQVNTVVSGALDRLHYEKDPCVKYDIGRKLWIYLHRNRSEEEFERIHQAQAAAAKAKKALQQKPKPPAKVKSSNKESSVKALPSSTSEPSQLSLSDSSMPPTPVTPVTPTAPALPATPISPPPVSVVSKSVPNAGSEPAKPSQSVLLVSSPTMPQLGTLLSTAQSSQTQSGQQPPPSRVVSHTASSVLPQVRVVSAQSSLPAVSQAPVVTQQQQQQQQQQQPTSVPQIRVPATATQTKVLPQAVMTLPVKAQTSPVQVQRQGTSVTGQTGITVTGLSAAPSPAVKAVTSSPGSSATSTSSTTVIQNVAGQNIIKQVAITGQLGMKTQPGSSIPLTATNFRIQGKDVLRLPPSSITTDAKGQTVLRITPDMMATLAKSQVTTVKLTQDLFTAAAGSSASGKGISATLHVTSNPVQTADSPAKTSTASSSSSSPAGSTVVKVTPDLKTAEPASSAFRLMPALGMTVADQKSKAITTVASTEAKPAATIRIVQGLGVMPPKAGQTIAVAAHSKQVPSSAAVSVPGSVHTSAVSLPTVSATVSKAVAVASGAAGTPITIGTGGTAVRQVPVSTTVVSTSQAGKLPARITVPLSVISQPVKGKSVVTAPIIKGNLGANISGLGRNIILTTMPAGTKLIAGNKPVSFLTAQQLQQLQQQGQATQVRIQTVPASHLQQGTVSGSTKAVSTVVVTTAPSPKQSQDQL; from the exons ATGGACTCTCTGGATCACATGCTGACAGACCCCTTGGAGCTGGGGCCATGCGGGGACGGAAATGGGGCGCGGATCATGGAGGACTGCCTGCTGGGTACAACCAGAGTCAGTCTGCCCGAGGACCTTCTGGAGGAT CCCGAGATCTTCTTTGAGGTTGTCAGCCTGTCTACGTGGCAGGAGGTGCTGACAGATGCACAGCAAGAACACCTCAAAACGTTCTTGCCTCACTTTCCTGAAAACAACCGCGAGCATCAGAACAAAATCATCTCTGCGTTGTTCAGTGGCGAAAACTTCCGCTTTGGAAACCCACTGCACATTGCCCAGAAACTCTTCCGGG ATGGGCACTTCAATCCCGAAGTTGTGAAGTACCGGCAGCTGTGTTTGAAGTCGCAGTACAAACGCTACctgagctctcagcagcagtACTTCTACAGGCTGCTCAAGCAGATCCTTGCTTCCCGCAAT CACTTGCTGGAGCTAGCTAGGAAAGGAGGCCCTGATATGATCCTGAAGAGGAAGCATTTCTCACCATCGTATGACGCAGAGGAGCGGGAGAAACGCACGCATCGGCGCTACTTGAAGATTCTGAGGGAAGTGAAAGAGGAGTGTGGAGAtactgctttgtcttctgaTGAAGAAG ATCTAAGCTCCTGGCCCCCGAGCTCTCCTTCACGTTGTCCCAGTCCACCGGTTCCCCTGAGGGTGATACCCACACTGTCAACCATGGACATGAGAACAGCAG ACAGAATAGAACTTGGTGAGAGTGATCTGAAGATGATGCTGAGGAAACACCGCGAGAAGAGAAAATACCAACCT GACCACCCGGACTTGGTGACAGCAGATATTACTCTTGAGGACATTATGACTCGTGTAAATGCTGGCAGGAAAGGTTCCTTAGCAG CTTTATTTGACCTTGCAACCTTCaagaaaaaggtgaaggaaaaggatgacaaaaagaagaaaaagctgaaggtCGTTAAGTCAGAGGTGGAAGATTTGGCTGATTCTTTCAGCGGTGCACATGGGATCCCATCACTGTCTCAGGACCATTCCCCCATCCCTCTGTCATCTGTCAAAGAGGA ACCTCTTGAAGAGATGAAGCCATGCCTTGGAGTCAATGAAATATCTTCCagcttcttcttccttctgctggagATACTGTTTCTGGAAGGTCCTGCCAGTCTCTCTGTG cttgaGGATAAAGTTATAGATTGGCAAACTTCTCCTGCCAGTGCACTGAATACCTGGTTCTCCTTTGCCCCTAATTGGTCTGAACTGGTTTTACCTGCCTTGCAGTATCTGACAGGTGACAGCAGAG ATGTTCCATCCAGCTTCTCACCTTTCGTTGAATTCAAGGAAAAAACTCAGCAGTGGAAGTTGCTTG GTTCTTGCCAAGATCATGAGAAGGAATTGGCAGCACTGTTTCAGCTCTGGTTGGAGACCAAGGACCAGACTTTCTTCAAA GAGAATGAAGACAGCTCAGATGCCACAATGCCAATTCCTAGAGT GACTGACTACGTAGTCCGACCTAGCACTGGAGAGGAGAAACGTGTATTCCAGGAGCAG GAGCGTTTCCGttacagccagccccacaaaGCTTTCACCTTCCGTATGCACGGCTTCGAGTCGGTTGTTGGTCCTGTGAAGGGGGTGTTTGACAAGGAAACATCATTAAACAAAGCCCGAGAGCATTCTCTGCTGCGATCAGACAGACCAGCATATGTCACCATCTTGTCCCTCG TTCGTGATGCTGCTGCTCGGCTTCCTAATGGAGAAGGAACTCGTGCTGAAATTTGTGAGCTGCTTAAAGATTCCCAGTTCCTGGCTCCTGATGTCACAAGTGCTCAA GTTAACACTGTTGTTAGTGGGGCTCTGGACCGACTGCATTATGAGAAAGATCCCTGTGTCAAATACGACATTGGACGCAAGCTGTGGATCTACCTGCACCGGAACAGGAGTGAGGAAGAGTTTG AACGGATCCACCAGGCtcaagctgctgcagcaaaggcCAAGAAGGCTCTCCAGCAGAAGCCAAAACCTCCAGCAAAAGTG AAATCTAGTAACAAGGAGAGCTCTGTGAAAGCACTCCCCAGCAGCACGTCAGAGCCCAGTCAGCTGAGCCTTAGTGACTCCAGCATGCCACCAACTCCCGTGACTCCTGTGACACCTACTGCACCAGCACTACCAGCAACCCCTATTTCACCCCCACCAGTGTCTGTGGTGAGCAAGAGTGTACCTAATGCTGGATCAGAGCCAGCAAAACCCAGCCAAAG CGTTCTTCTGGTTTCATCCCCTACCATGCCACAGCTTGGGACGTTGCTTTCCACAGCCCAGAGTTCACAGACCCAGTCTGGGCAGCAGCCACCTCCCAGCAGGGTGGTAAGTCACACTGCATCATCAGTATTGCCGCAGGTCCGAGTGGTCAGTGCCCAGTCCAGCCTCCCAGCTGTGTCTCAAGCCCCAGTggtaacacagcagcagcagcagcagcagcagcagcagcagcctacATCAGTGCCTCAGATCCGTGTCCCAGCTACAGCCACGCAAACCAAAGTACTGCCTCAG gCTGTGATGACTTTACCAGTAAAAGCTCAAACCAGCCCAGTACAGGTGCAAAGACAAGGAACCTCTGTGACAGGACAGACAGGCATCACTGTGACAGGACTGTCTGCAGCACCCAGTCCTGCTGTAAAGGCAGTAACCAGCTCTCCAGGCAGTTCTGCTACAAGTACCTCCTCTACCACTGTCATCCAGAATGTAGCTGGCCAGAATATCATCAAGCAG GTGGCTATTACAGGGCAGCTTGGCATGAAGACCCAGCCTGGAAGCAGCATCCCACTTACAGCCACCAATTTTCGGATCCAAGGAAAAGATGTGCTGCGCCTGCCCCCCTCCTCAATCACCACAGATGCGAAGGGACAGACAGTGCTGCGGATCACCCCGGACATGATGGCCACCCTGGCCAAATCTCAAGTCACTACTGTCAAACTGACTCAGGACCtcttcacagcagctgctggaagcagtgCTAGTGGGAAGGGCATTTCTGCAACATTGCACGTGACATCCAATCCTGTCCAGACTGCTGATTCTCCGGCCAAGACCAGCACGGCCTCATCTTCTTCTTCCAGTCCAGCTGGAAGCACAGTGGTTAAAGTGACTCCTGACTTAAAGACTGCAGAGCCAGCGAGTTCTGCTTTCAGACTGATGCCTGCTCTGGGCATGACTGTGGCGGATCAGAAGAGCAAAGCCATTACTACAGTGGCATCCACTGAGGCCAAGCCAGCTGCTACCATAAGAATCGTCCAAGGGCTGGGGGTGATGCCACCCAAAGCTGGGCAGACGATTGCCGTAGCTGCTCACTCTAAGCAAGTAccttcttctgcagcagtgagcGTGCCTGGCTCAGTCCATACCTCAGCTGTCTCCTTACCAACCGTGAGCGCCACAGTGTCCAAAGCAGTTGCTGTTGcctcaggagctgctgggactCCCATAACTATAGGCACAGGAGGTACTGCTGTGCGCCAGGTTCCTGTCAGCACCACGGTTGTATCCACATCACAGGCA GGTAAACTACCAGCACGAATAACAGTGCCTCTGTCAGTGATCAGCCAGCCAGTGAAAGGCAAGAGCGTGGTGACTGCCCCCATCATCAAGGGCAACCTGGGAGCCAA CATCAGTGGGTTGGGCAGAAATATCATCCTGACTACGATGCCAGCAGGGACAAAACTGATTGCTGGGAACAAACCAGTGAGTTTTCTGACTGCAcagcaactgcagcagctgcagcagcaaggccaAGCCACACAG GTGCGAATTCAAACAGTTCCAGCCTCCCATCTGCAGCAGGGAACGGTGTCTGGCTCAACTAAAGCAGTTTCCACTGTCGTCGTGACAACAGCTCCATCTCCAAAACAGTCCCAAGATCAGCTATGA